A DNA window from Streptomyces sp. CA-278952 contains the following coding sequences:
- a CDS encoding FHA domain-containing protein — protein sequence MPTCPNGHQSGSEDWCEVCGHRMASGGAPAGAVPPPPPPPPAPGYGYPQQGSGGGRPTMQAELCPQCRTPREAMAPYCEECRWNFLTNTATSYTPLAPQHGTPGGPPGLNLPPGFQAQGPGSGGPGGRPGSGGPGGRPGPGGPGAPGGQGGPPGAPQPRDPFDYQGSRPSQMNRPAEPLAPEQNGPHGNGGPHGNDGPHGNDGQGGSVPQAFQQGPPPPFSFQQGPPPQQQSGPSPFEPQQSSPSTHSPFEPQQSAPSPHSPFEPQQSAPSPHSPFEPQQSAPSPFEPQQASPFAPSQQQQQSAPPGPPQSSGHTGGGDDWMLPPPSQAQQAQQAQQQQAFQQPGPHQGQDHGQGQGQGYDQGQGYDQGQQHGGVPGQGRPQQSASWTAVIAPDRAYFLAMMQRSGPEATGLNLPAYSPEQRLPLTGSQITIGRRRHSTGESPDVDLSVPPEDPGVSHQHAVLVQQPDGSWAVVDQNSTNGTTLNGAEDPIQPYVPVPLQDGDQVHVGAWTTITVRRD from the coding sequence ATGCCGACCTGCCCGAACGGACACCAGTCGGGTTCCGAGGACTGGTGCGAGGTCTGCGGACACCGCATGGCAAGCGGCGGTGCGCCCGCGGGCGCGGTGCCCCCGCCGCCTCCTCCGCCGCCCGCGCCCGGTTACGGCTACCCGCAGCAGGGTTCCGGCGGCGGCCGGCCCACCATGCAGGCGGAGCTGTGCCCGCAGTGCCGCACGCCGCGTGAGGCGATGGCGCCGTACTGCGAGGAGTGCCGCTGGAACTTCCTCACCAACACGGCGACCTCCTACACCCCGCTGGCCCCGCAGCACGGCACGCCCGGCGGGCCTCCCGGCCTCAACCTGCCGCCCGGATTCCAGGCGCAGGGGCCCGGCTCCGGCGGTCCCGGCGGCCGGCCCGGCTCCGGCGGTCCCGGCGGCCGGCCCGGCCCCGGCGGACCCGGCGCTCCCGGTGGTCAGGGCGGTCCGCCCGGCGCTCCCCAGCCGCGCGACCCGTTCGACTACCAGGGCTCGCGCCCCTCGCAGATGAACCGTCCCGCCGAGCCGCTCGCCCCCGAGCAGAACGGTCCGCACGGGAACGGCGGTCCGCACGGCAACGACGGTCCGCACGGCAACGACGGCCAGGGCGGTTCTGTGCCGCAGGCGTTCCAGCAGGGGCCCCCGCCGCCGTTCTCGTTCCAGCAGGGCCCCCCGCCGCAGCAGCAGTCCGGACCCTCGCCGTTCGAACCGCAGCAGTCGTCTCCCTCGACGCACTCACCGTTCGAGCCCCAGCAGTCGGCCCCCTCGCCGCACTCGCCGTTCGAGCCCCAGCAGTCGGCCCCCTCGCCGCACTCACCGTTCGAGCCCCAGCAGTCGGCCCCCTCACCGTTCGAGCCCCAGCAGGCCTCGCCCTTCGCGCCGTCGCAACAGCAGCAGCAGTCGGCGCCGCCCGGGCCGCCGCAATCGTCGGGGCACACCGGCGGCGGGGACGACTGGATGCTGCCGCCGCCCTCCCAGGCACAGCAGGCACAGCAGGCACAGCAGCAGCAGGCGTTCCAGCAGCCCGGCCCCCACCAGGGCCAGGACCACGGCCAGGGCCAGGGCCAGGGCTATGACCAGGGCCAGGGCTATGACCAGGGTCAGCAGCACGGCGGGGTGCCCGGTCAGGGCCGGCCCCAGCAGTCCGCCTCCTGGACCGCCGTGATCGCCCCCGACCGCGCGTACTTCCTCGCGATGATGCAGCGCAGCGGCCCTGAGGCGACCGGGCTGAACCTGCCCGCGTACTCCCCGGAGCAGCGCCTTCCGCTCACCGGGAGCCAGATCACCATCGGGCGTCGCCGGCACAGCACCGGCGAGTCCCCCGACGTCGACCTGTCGGTGCCCCCGGAGGACCCGGGCGTCTCGCACCAGCACGCGGTGCTGGTGCAGCAGCCCGACGGCAGCTGGGCGGTCG
- a CDS encoding vWA domain-containing protein has translation MANFSKSNVPQFSVEVYQNAYLPEGGREVNAIVTVTSTGGGTTGGIPLAGSAPAPAHGPGRGPEAAVVLMVDCSGSMDYPPTKMRNARDATAAAIDALREGTRFAVVAGTHVAKDVYPGNGRLAVADQQTKAQAKEALRKLSAGGGTAIGTWLRLADRLLGAAEVGIRHGILLTDGRNEHEAPEDLRAALDSCAGRFTCDARGVGTDWEVKEVTAIAAALLGTADIVADPAGLAEDFTRMMENAMGKEVADVALRLWTPVGVEIRFVKQVAPTVADLTGRRTEAGPRAGDYPTGSWGDESRDYHVCVLVPEAGIGQEMLAARVSLILPDPSGAGAPQTLSQGLVRAVWTDDMVASTSINPQVAHYTGQAELAQVIQQGLDARKSGDFDGATAKLGRAVQLASASGNQDTAKLLSKVVDVVDAATGTVRLKAKVAEADEMTLETRSTKTVRVKK, from the coding sequence ATGGCCAACTTCTCCAAGTCGAACGTGCCGCAGTTCTCCGTCGAGGTGTATCAGAACGCGTACCTGCCCGAGGGCGGTCGTGAGGTCAACGCGATCGTCACGGTGACCTCGACCGGCGGCGGCACCACCGGCGGCATACCGCTGGCGGGTTCGGCGCCGGCGCCCGCGCACGGGCCGGGGCGGGGCCCCGAGGCGGCCGTGGTGCTGATGGTCGACTGCTCGGGCTCGATGGACTACCCGCCGACGAAGATGCGCAACGCGCGCGACGCGACGGCGGCGGCCATCGACGCCCTGCGCGAGGGCACCCGGTTCGCGGTGGTCGCCGGAACGCATGTGGCCAAGGACGTCTATCCGGGCAACGGGCGGCTCGCGGTCGCCGACCAGCAGACGAAGGCCCAGGCCAAAGAGGCTCTGCGGAAGCTGAGCGCGGGCGGGGGCACCGCGATCGGCACCTGGCTGCGGCTGGCCGACCGGCTGCTGGGCGCGGCCGAGGTGGGCATCCGGCACGGCATCCTGCTGACCGACGGCCGCAACGAGCACGAGGCTCCCGAGGACCTGCGGGCGGCCCTGGACTCCTGCGCCGGCCGGTTCACCTGCGACGCCCGCGGGGTGGGCACCGACTGGGAGGTGAAGGAGGTCACCGCCATCGCCGCCGCCCTCCTCGGTACCGCCGACATCGTCGCCGACCCGGCGGGCCTGGCCGAGGACTTCACGCGGATGATGGAGAACGCCATGGGCAAGGAGGTCGCGGACGTCGCGCTGCGGCTCTGGACGCCGGTCGGGGTGGAGATCCGGTTCGTGAAGCAGGTCGCGCCCACGGTCGCGGATCTGACCGGGCGGCGGACCGAGGCAGGTCCCCGGGCCGGGGACTACCCGACCGGTTCCTGGGGCGACGAGTCCCGCGACTACCACGTGTGCGTCCTGGTGCCGGAGGCGGGGATCGGCCAGGAGATGCTGGCCGCCAGGGTCTCGCTGATCCTGCCCGATCCCTCGGGCGCGGGCGCTCCGCAGACGCTGTCACAGGGGCTCGTACGGGCCGTCTGGACGGACGACATGGTCGCCTCGACCTCGATCAATCCGCAGGTCGCGCACTACACGGGTCAGGCGGAACTGGCACAAGTCATCCAGCAGGGCCTGGACGCACGCAAGTCGGGCGACTTCGACGGCGCGACGGCGAAACTGGGCCGGGCGGTGCAGCTGGCGTCGGCGTCCGGGAACCAGGACACTGCGAAACTGCTTTCGAAGGTGGTCGACGTCGTCGATGCCGCGACAGGTACTGTGCGACTGAAGGCGAAGGTTGCGGAAGCGGACGAGATGACCCTCGAAACGCGCTCCACCAAGACCGTTCGCGTCAAGAAGTAG
- a CDS encoding PP2C family protein-serine/threonine phosphatase codes for MSQSHQQPALPKCPGCEEPPAAGDLFCGVCGYDLSAVPARPDDRPTMAITVPPAAPAAGAVRWPAAEEADSSDVPAPVVRPADVPGTDSGGRPLTGPDTPDAVPGRGAASPPEPVRAGGPEAAAVQVRHDDRAGPGGAEASGDFALAAPDPRAAEHAAAPAAPAPGAQVCVACRSGRVDADGYCENCGHAQPRERDHMEQELDAVAAVSDRGLRHHRNEDSFAVSSTALPDGSPAVVAIVCDGVSSASRPDEASAAAASAANEALLESLPRGTHPQTAMHEAIVAASEAVNALAQEPAGAREHDTHRHQNAPACTLVGAIMAGGLLIVGWVGDSRVYWVPEDRTRPTARLTEDDSWAAQMVAAGLMNEAEAYADERAHAITGWLGADAYELEPHTAAFKPDRPGLVVVCTDGLWNYAESAEEMAAAVPADAQRQPLHAAQALVGHALDGGGHDNVTVALLPFAVRPQGAGSACDTV; via the coding sequence ATGTCACAGAGCCACCAACAGCCCGCCCTGCCGAAGTGCCCGGGCTGCGAGGAACCGCCGGCTGCGGGCGATCTGTTCTGCGGGGTGTGCGGCTACGACCTCTCGGCCGTTCCGGCACGCCCCGACGACCGGCCCACGATGGCCATCACCGTGCCTCCGGCCGCTCCGGCGGCCGGTGCGGTGCGGTGGCCCGCCGCCGAGGAGGCCGACAGCTCGGACGTGCCCGCGCCCGTGGTCCGTCCGGCGGACGTGCCCGGGACGGACTCGGGCGGCAGGCCCCTGACGGGGCCGGACACGCCGGACGCGGTGCCCGGGCGGGGCGCGGCGTCACCGCCCGAGCCGGTGCGGGCGGGTGGGCCGGAGGCCGCGGCCGTCCAGGTGCGCCACGACGACCGGGCGGGCCCGGGCGGTGCGGAGGCCTCCGGTGACTTCGCGCTGGCCGCGCCCGATCCCCGGGCGGCGGAGCACGCCGCCGCGCCTGCCGCTCCTGCTCCCGGGGCGCAGGTCTGTGTGGCCTGCCGCTCCGGCCGGGTGGACGCCGACGGCTACTGCGAGAACTGCGGGCATGCCCAGCCCCGTGAGCGCGACCACATGGAGCAGGAGCTCGACGCGGTGGCCGCCGTCAGCGACCGGGGCCTGCGCCACCACCGCAACGAGGACTCCTTCGCGGTGTCCTCCACCGCGCTGCCGGACGGCTCGCCCGCCGTCGTCGCGATCGTCTGCGACGGCGTCTCCTCGGCGAGCCGTCCCGACGAGGCCTCGGCTGCCGCCGCGAGCGCCGCCAACGAGGCGCTGCTGGAGTCCCTGCCGCGCGGTACGCATCCGCAGACGGCGATGCACGAGGCGATCGTCGCCGCGTCCGAGGCGGTCAACGCCCTGGCGCAGGAACCGGCCGGGGCGAGGGAGCACGACACACACCGCCACCAGAACGCCCCGGCCTGCACCCTGGTCGGCGCGATCATGGCGGGCGGTCTGCTGATCGTCGGCTGGGTCGGCGACAGCCGGGTCTACTGGGTGCCGGAGGACCGGACCCGGCCGACCGCCCGGCTCACCGAGGACGACTCCTGGGCCGCGCAGATGGTGGCGGCCGGCCTGATGAACGAGGCGGAGGCGTACGCGGACGAGCGTGCCCACGCCATCACCGGCTGGCTCGGCGCCGACGCGTACGAACTGGAGCCGCACACCGCCGCGTTCAAGCCGGACCGGCCGGGCCTGGTGGTCGTGTGCACGGACGGCCTGTGGAACTACGCGGAATCCGCCGAGGAGATGGCCGCCGCCGTCCCGGCCGACGCCCAGCGACAGCCGCTGCACGCGGCCCAGGCGCTCGTCGGCCACGCTCTCGACGGCGGGGGCCACGACAACGTAACAGTGGCGCTTCTGCCGTTCGCCGTACGGCCGCAAGGGGCAGGATCGGCCTGCGACACCGTTTGA
- a CDS encoding serine/threonine-protein kinase gives MSTQCQRPACEGNYEDMGGGELYCDTCGLAPVVSPTGMVSSPPTGIAGGGRASSRDSSSARSGSRASGRASSRSSTSRRSVSGRLSRSLSGASTSRSVSVRSSGSTSAASARGRLGVGLVEVPDVPRPDPRTAVMENPEVPERKRFCSRSDCGAPVGRSRGERPGRTEGFCTKCGHPYSFVPKLSGGDIVHGQYEVVGCLAHGGLGWVYLAVDRAVSDRWVVLKGLLDTGDQDAMAAAISERRFLAEIEHSNIVRIYNFVEHLDQRTGSLDGYIVMEYVGGKALKEIANERRTPAGKRDPLPVEHACAYGIEALEALGHLHSRNLLYCDFKVDNAIQTEDQLKLIDMGAVRRMDDEESAIYGTVGYQAPEVAEVGPSVASDLYTVARTLAVLTFDFQGYTNVFADSLPDPDNIEVFRTYESFYRLLVRATDPDPARRFASAAEMAEQLTGVLREVVALQTGRPRPALSTLFGAELRVIDTELFARQTDDVSRLGGRETGSGRGGLRGRRKGRGSPPSGVPAQGGTWQAHGGAAPVAPGAVASAVAGALPVGTQPPGPAGAHPPGPAGASALAAPPTHVRGSAQGGAPLAYAPPAQAPVPAPRAAEPAPGTSGPYVATGPYGPFGATSGGVLLALFDTRATSLALPVPRVDAMDANAGFLAGLMASAPAELITALRTVPAPSLETRLRELRARLEMRELDSAARALTTLEGEHPDDWRVVWYRGVTSLVTGDHETAALSFDAVYDAFPGEMAPKLALGICAEVLGQLDNAAEYYRLVWATDPGFVSAAFGLARVQIAAGERGGAVSTLESVPEASIHYTAARVAAVRARLRERSHGEPLLADLTAAGVQVAALAAFGLDPVRHEQLSTEVLGKALDWVLSGSPGVPGPGGPAAGSSGAGKLLGAELNERGLRFGLERSYRMLARLAQRGDERIELVERANRFRPRTWV, from the coding sequence ATGAGTACGCAGTGCCAGCGCCCCGCGTGCGAGGGGAACTACGAGGACATGGGCGGCGGTGAGCTGTACTGCGACACCTGCGGTCTGGCTCCGGTCGTCTCGCCGACAGGCATGGTCTCCTCGCCGCCGACCGGAATCGCCGGGGGTGGCCGGGCGAGCAGCCGGGACAGCTCGTCGGCGCGCTCCGGCTCCCGCGCCTCCGGACGTGCCTCGTCCCGTTCGTCGACCTCGCGCCGCTCGGTCTCCGGCCGGCTGTCGCGCTCGCTGTCCGGGGCGTCCACCTCCCGTTCGGTCTCGGTGCGTTCCTCCGGCTCGACGTCGGCGGCCTCGGCCCGGGGGCGGCTCGGCGTCGGTCTGGTGGAGGTCCCGGACGTGCCCCGGCCCGATCCGCGCACGGCGGTGATGGAGAACCCGGAGGTGCCCGAGCGCAAGCGGTTCTGCTCCCGTTCGGACTGCGGGGCGCCGGTGGGCCGTTCGCGTGGTGAGCGGCCGGGCCGCACCGAGGGGTTCTGCACCAAGTGCGGCCACCCGTACTCCTTCGTGCCGAAGCTGAGCGGCGGCGACATCGTGCACGGCCAGTACGAGGTCGTGGGCTGTCTGGCGCACGGCGGGCTCGGCTGGGTCTATCTGGCGGTGGACCGGGCCGTCTCGGACCGCTGGGTGGTCCTCAAGGGCCTGTTGGACACCGGCGACCAGGACGCGATGGCCGCCGCGATCTCCGAGCGCCGCTTCCTCGCCGAGATCGAGCACTCCAACATCGTCCGGATCTACAACTTCGTCGAGCACCTGGACCAGCGGACCGGCTCGCTCGACGGCTACATCGTGATGGAGTACGTCGGCGGCAAGGCGCTCAAGGAGATCGCCAACGAGCGCCGTACCCCGGCCGGGAAGCGCGACCCGCTGCCGGTCGAGCATGCCTGCGCGTACGGGATCGAGGCGCTGGAGGCGCTCGGCCATCTGCACAGCCGCAACCTCCTCTACTGCGACTTCAAGGTCGACAACGCGATCCAGACCGAGGACCAGCTCAAGCTGATCGACATGGGCGCGGTGCGCCGGATGGACGACGAGGAGTCGGCCATCTACGGGACGGTCGGCTACCAGGCCCCCGAGGTCGCGGAAGTGGGCCCGTCGGTCGCCTCCGACCTCTACACGGTGGCCCGGACGCTGGCGGTCCTCACCTTCGACTTCCAGGGGTACACGAACGTCTTCGCGGACTCGCTGCCGGACCCGGACAACATCGAGGTGTTCCGCACCTACGAGTCGTTCTACCGGCTGCTGGTGCGCGCCACCGACCCGGACCCGGCCCGCCGGTTCGCCTCCGCCGCGGAGATGGCCGAGCAGCTGACGGGGGTGCTGCGGGAGGTCGTGGCGCTCCAGACGGGCCGGCCGCGTCCCGCGCTGTCGACGCTGTTCGGCGCGGAACTGCGCGTGATCGACACCGAGCTGTTCGCCCGGCAGACGGACGACGTCTCGCGGCTGGGCGGCCGGGAGACCGGCTCCGGGCGTGGCGGGCTCCGGGGCCGCCGCAAGGGCCGCGGCAGCCCGCCGTCCGGCGTTCCGGCGCAGGGCGGCACGTGGCAGGCGCACGGTGGCGCGGCTCCGGTCGCGCCGGGGGCCGTGGCGTCCGCGGTGGCCGGGGCGCTGCCGGTGGGCACGCAGCCGCCCGGTCCTGCGGGAGCCCACCCGCCGGGTCCGGCGGGGGCCTCTGCGCTGGCGGCGCCGCCGACCCATGTCCGGGGCTCGGCGCAGGGCGGCGCCCCGCTCGCGTACGCTCCCCCGGCACAGGCTCCGGTCCCGGCGCCCCGGGCGGCCGAGCCGGCCCCGGGCACGTCCGGGCCGTACGTCGCGACCGGACCGTACGGCCCCTTCGGGGCGACCTCCGGGGGCGTTCTGCTCGCCCTGTTCGACACGCGGGCCACGTCGTTGGCGCTGCCGGTCCCCCGGGTCGACGCGATGGACGCGAACGCCGGTTTCCTCGCCGGTCTCATGGCCTCCGCCCCGGCGGAGCTGATCACAGCTCTGCGCACGGTGCCGGCCCCCTCGCTGGAGACCCGGCTGCGGGAGCTGCGGGCCCGGCTGGAGATGCGGGAGCTCGACTCGGCCGCCCGTGCGCTGACCACCCTGGAGGGTGAACACCCGGACGACTGGCGGGTCGTCTGGTATCGGGGCGTCACCTCGCTGGTGACCGGTGACCACGAGACGGCGGCGCTCTCCTTCGACGCGGTCTACGACGCGTTCCCCGGGGAGATGGCGCCCAAGCTGGCGCTCGGGATCTGTGCGGAGGTGCTGGGCCAGCTGGACAACGCCGCCGAGTACTACCGCCTGGTGTGGGCGACCGACCCGGGGTTCGTCAGCGCCGCGTTCGGCCTGGCCCGGGTGCAGATCGCCGCCGGTGAGCGGGGAGGGGCGGTGAGCACCCTGGAATCGGTGCCGGAGGCCTCGATCCACTACACGGCGGCCCGGGTCGCCGCGGTCCGGGCGCGGCTGCGCGAGCGCTCGCACGGGGAGCCGCTGCTGGCCGACCTGACGGCCGCCGGTGTCCAGGTGGCGGCGCTGGCCGCCTTCGGTCTGGACCCGGTGCGTCACGAGCAGTTGTCGACCGAGGTGCTGGGCAAGGCGCTCGACTGGGTACTCTCCGGTAGTCCCGGTGTCCCGGGGCCGGGCGGACCGGCCGCCGGTTCGTCCGGGGCAGGCAAGCTGCTCGGCGCCGAACTGAACGAGCGGGGGCTGCGGTTCGGGCTGGAACGCTCGTACCGGATGCTCGCCCGGCTCGCGCAGCGGGGCGACGAGAGGATCGAACTGGTGGAGCGGGCCAACCGTTTCCGCCCCCGGACGTGGGTGTGA
- a CDS encoding glutamate ABC transporter substrate-binding protein, which translates to MSRSKERSARGGLRGWGGVAGMAAACAVTAAVTLLPLAHHSGGAAGADVPGGGAVTADQARAEECTEPEASLPASSADGPGIEKIKERGKLIAGVDQNSFRWGYRNPEARELEGFDIDLVRAIAKDVLGDPDAVIFRAIPTNQRIAALENDRVDVVVRTMTINCKRLEQVSFSTAYFQAGQQVLAPKGSTITGYDASLKGKRVCSAEGSTAYEALEKQSFGALYKDDFDGTGRDRDLLTVPNQLDCLVRLQLGEVDAIVTDNALAAGQAAQDPAVELKGKAPFTTEYYGVATKKGADDLVARVNKVLVDYRAGGDNSPWMTSYRKWLAGGLPGIAGPPAPKYRGD; encoded by the coding sequence ATGAGCAGGTCGAAGGAGCGTTCCGCACGCGGCGGCCTGCGCGGCTGGGGCGGCGTGGCGGGGATGGCGGCGGCGTGCGCGGTGACCGCGGCGGTCACCCTGTTGCCGCTGGCCCACCACAGCGGCGGGGCGGCCGGAGCGGACGTCCCGGGCGGCGGAGCGGTGACGGCCGACCAGGCACGGGCCGAGGAGTGCACGGAGCCGGAGGCGAGTCTGCCCGCGTCGAGCGCCGACGGACCCGGCATCGAGAAGATCAAGGAGCGCGGCAAGCTGATCGCGGGCGTCGACCAGAACAGCTTCCGCTGGGGCTACCGCAATCCGGAGGCCCGGGAGCTGGAAGGGTTCGACATCGATCTGGTGCGGGCCATCGCCAAGGACGTCCTGGGCGACCCGGACGCGGTGATCTTCCGCGCGATCCCCACCAACCAGCGCATCGCCGCCCTGGAGAACGACCGGGTCGACGTCGTCGTGCGGACGATGACGATCAACTGCAAGCGGCTGGAGCAGGTCTCCTTCTCCACCGCCTACTTCCAGGCCGGGCAGCAGGTGCTCGCCCCGAAGGGGTCGACGATCACCGGCTACGACGCGTCGCTGAAGGGCAAGCGGGTCTGCTCGGCCGAGGGCTCCACGGCGTACGAGGCGCTGGAGAAGCAGTCGTTCGGGGCGCTCTACAAGGACGACTTCGACGGCACCGGGCGCGACCGTGACCTGCTGACCGTGCCCAACCAGCTGGACTGCCTGGTGCGGCTCCAGCTCGGCGAGGTCGACGCGATCGTCACGGACAACGCCCTGGCGGCCGGTCAGGCGGCGCAGGACCCGGCGGTGGAGCTCAAGGGGAAGGCCCCGTTCACCACGGAGTACTACGGCGTCGCGACGAAGAAGGGCGCCGACGACCTGGTGGCCCGGGTGAACAAGGTCCTCGTCGACTACCGGGCCGGCGGCGACAACAGCCCCTGGATGACGTCGTACCGCAAGTGGCTGGCGGGCGGACTGCCCGGCATAGCGGGTCCGCCCGCCCCCAAGTACCGGGGCGACTGA
- a CDS encoding N-acetylglucosamine kinase, whose product MGVNVSVVAIDAGNSKTDVALIGEDGTVLSTARGGGFQPPVVGVEAAIDVLAAALERAVAELPDAGGPFGASAHVSACLANADLPVEEAELAAALQARGWGSSVEVRNDTFAILRAGVDEPRGVAVVCGAGINCVGMTPDGRTARFPAIGRLSGDWGGGSGLAEEALWFAARAEDGRGEPSELARALPAHFGLDSMYALIEALHRGGIPSARRHELTPVLFATAAGGDPVALALVERLAEEVVAMASVALGRLGLLAEEVPVLLGGSVLAARHPQLNDRITALLAARAPKAEVRVVSEPPVLGAALLGLDRTGAAPEVHRRLRAQYV is encoded by the coding sequence GTGGGCGTGAACGTGTCGGTCGTCGCCATCGACGCGGGCAACAGCAAGACCGACGTGGCACTGATCGGCGAGGACGGCACCGTGCTGTCCACGGCACGCGGCGGCGGCTTCCAGCCGCCCGTGGTCGGGGTGGAGGCGGCGATCGACGTGCTGGCCGCCGCGCTGGAGCGGGCCGTCGCGGAGCTGCCGGACGCCGGTGGCCCGTTCGGCGCGTCCGCCCATGTCTCCGCGTGCCTGGCCAACGCCGATCTGCCGGTCGAGGAGGCCGAGTTGGCCGCGGCCCTTCAGGCCCGCGGCTGGGGCTCCTCGGTGGAGGTGCGCAACGACACCTTCGCGATCCTGCGCGCCGGGGTGGACGAGCCCCGGGGCGTCGCGGTGGTGTGCGGGGCCGGGATCAACTGCGTGGGCATGACCCCGGACGGGCGGACCGCCCGCTTCCCCGCGATCGGACGGCTGTCCGGTGACTGGGGCGGCGGTTCGGGGCTCGCGGAGGAGGCGCTGTGGTTCGCCGCGCGCGCCGAGGACGGGCGCGGCGAACCGTCCGAGCTGGCCCGTGCGCTGCCCGCCCACTTCGGGCTCGACTCGATGTACGCGCTCATCGAGGCGCTGCACCGGGGCGGGATCCCGTCGGCGCGGCGGCACGAGCTGACACCGGTGCTGTTCGCGACCGCCGCGGGCGGGGACCCGGTGGCCCTCGCGCTGGTGGAGCGGCTGGCCGAGGAGGTGGTGGCAATGGCCTCGGTGGCGCTGGGGCGGCTCGGTCTGCTGGCGGAGGAGGTTCCGGTGCTGCTGGGCGGCAGTGTGCTGGCCGCGCGCCACCCGCAGCTGAACGACCGGATCACCGCACTCCTCGCGGCGCGCGCCCCGAAGGCCGAGGTGCGCGTCGTGTCCGAGCCGCCGGTGCTGGGCGCGGCGCTGCTGGGCCTGGACCGTACGGGCGCGGCGCCGGAGGTCCACCGGAGGCTGCGCGCGCAGTACGTCTGA
- a CDS encoding 6-phospho-beta-glucosidase, with protein sequence MKLAVVGGGSTYTPELIDGFARLRDTLPIEELVLVDPAADRLELVGGLARRIFAKQDHAGKITTTTDIDAGVADADAVLLQLRVGGQAARNQDETWPLECGCVGQETTGAGGLAKALRTVPVVLDIAERVRRANPDAWIIDFTNPVGIVTRALLQAGHKAVGLCNVAIGFQRKFARLLDVTPSEVHLDHVGLNHLTWELGVRLGGPDGENVLPKLLAEHGDAIADDLHMPRQIVDRLGVVPSYYLRYFYSHDEVVRELGTKPSRAAEVAAMEKELLAMYGDPTLDEKPELLAKRGGAFYSEAAVDLAASLLGNGGSPVQVVNTYNNGTLPFLPDDAVIEVQARVGHDGATPLAVSALDPLYAGLIANVTAYEDLALEAALRGGRDRVFKALLAHPLVGQYAYAEGLTDRLIAHNREHLSWA encoded by the coding sequence ATGAAGCTCGCAGTAGTGGGTGGCGGGTCCACCTACACCCCTGAACTGATCGACGGATTCGCCCGGCTGCGGGACACGCTGCCGATCGAGGAGCTGGTGCTCGTCGATCCGGCGGCCGACCGCCTGGAGCTGGTGGGAGGTCTCGCCCGGCGGATCTTCGCCAAGCAGGACCACGCCGGGAAAATCACGACCACCACCGACATCGACGCGGGCGTCGCCGACGCCGACGCGGTCCTGCTCCAGCTGCGCGTCGGCGGACAGGCCGCGCGCAACCAGGACGAGACCTGGCCGCTGGAGTGCGGCTGCGTCGGCCAGGAGACCACCGGCGCCGGCGGCCTCGCCAAGGCCCTGCGCACCGTGCCGGTCGTCCTGGACATCGCCGAGCGGGTCCGCCGCGCCAACCCGGACGCCTGGATCATCGACTTCACCAACCCCGTCGGCATCGTCACCCGCGCCCTGCTCCAGGCCGGGCACAAGGCCGTCGGCCTGTGCAACGTGGCGATCGGCTTCCAGCGGAAGTTCGCCCGGCTGCTGGACGTGACCCCCTCCGAGGTGCACCTCGACCACGTCGGGCTCAACCACCTGACCTGGGAGCTGGGGGTGCGCCTCGGCGGCCCGGACGGCGAGAACGTCCTGCCGAAGCTGCTCGCCGAGCACGGCGACGCCATCGCCGACGACCTCCACATGCCCCGACAGATCGTCGACCGGCTCGGCGTCGTCCCCTCCTACTACCTGCGCTACTTCTACTCCCACGACGAGGTGGTCAGGGAGCTCGGCACCAAGCCGTCCCGGGCCGCCGAGGTCGCGGCGATGGAGAAGGAACTCCTCGCGATGTACGGCGACCCGACGCTGGACGAGAAGCCCGAGCTGCTCGCCAAGCGCGGCGGCGCGTTCTACTCGGAGGCGGCCGTGGACCTGGCGGCCTCCCTGCTGGGCAACGGCGGCTCCCCGGTCCAGGTGGTCAACACGTACAACAACGGGACGCTGCCGTTCCTCCCGGACGACGCGGTGATCGAGGTCCAGGCCCGGGTCGGACACGACGGCGCGACACCGCTGGCCGTCTCCGCGCTGGACCCGCTGTACGCCGGACTGATCGCCAACGTGACGGCGTACGAGGACCTCGCCCTGGAAGCCGCGCTGCGCGGCGGCCGGGACCGGGTCTTCAAGGCGCTCCTCGCCCACCCGCTGGTCGGCCAGTACGCGTACGCCGAGGGGCTCACCGACCGGCTGATCGCGCACAACCGGGAGCACCTTTCGTGGGCGTGA